A single region of the Mycobacterium lentiflavum genome encodes:
- a CDS encoding LLM class F420-dependent oxidoreductase produces MELTGVGIWSSQLRYGDPAESADAAAELDELGFKALWIPDVGGQVFDAVGRLLAATNRTTVATGILNLWMHAPTDVADNFAALTAEHGDRFLLGIGVSHAPLIDAGEPGRYRKPLAATATFLDGLDCAPQPVPADKRVLAALGPKMLTLSATRARGAHPYLVTPEHTASARSTLGEGPLLLPEQSVILTEDAEEARRIGTDWLRSYLALPNYANNLLRSGFSEDDVAQVSDRLFNAIIAWGDEAAILRRVDEHRAAGADHVCVQVLLADPQAFPREQWRRIAAAI; encoded by the coding sequence ATGGAGCTTACCGGTGTGGGGATTTGGAGCAGTCAACTGCGCTACGGCGACCCAGCCGAATCCGCCGACGCCGCAGCAGAGTTAGATGAGCTGGGCTTCAAGGCACTCTGGATTCCGGACGTGGGCGGGCAGGTGTTCGACGCGGTCGGCCGGCTACTGGCCGCGACCAACCGCACCACCGTCGCCACCGGAATCCTGAACCTGTGGATGCATGCACCCACCGACGTCGCGGACAACTTTGCGGCGCTGACGGCCGAGCACGGCGACCGCTTCCTGTTGGGCATCGGCGTCAGCCATGCACCGCTGATCGACGCCGGTGAGCCGGGTCGATACCGCAAACCGCTGGCCGCGACGGCCACGTTCCTGGACGGACTGGACTGCGCACCCCAACCCGTTCCCGCCGACAAGCGGGTGCTTGCCGCGCTCGGCCCGAAGATGCTGACGTTGTCGGCAACTCGTGCCCGCGGCGCCCATCCCTACCTGGTCACCCCCGAGCACACCGCTTCTGCGCGTTCGACTTTGGGCGAAGGTCCATTGCTGCTACCCGAGCAGTCGGTCATCCTCACCGAGGACGCCGAGGAAGCACGCCGTATCGGAACCGACTGGCTGCGTTCCTATTTGGCGCTGCCCAACTACGCCAACAATCTACTGCGCAGCGGTTTCTCCGAAGACGATGTGGCACAGGTCAGCGATCGACTGTTCAACGCGATCATCGCGTGGGGAGACGAAGCAGCCATCCTGCGGCGGGTCGACGAGCACCGTGCCGCCGGGGCCGATCACGTCTGCGTCCAGGTGTTGTTGGCCGACCCGCAGGCCTTCCCCCGCGAGCAGTGGCGCCGCATCGCCGCCGCGATTTAG
- a CDS encoding 3-hydroxyacyl-CoA dehydrogenase NAD-binding domain-containing protein, which yields MADNTIKWDKDADGIVTLTLDDPTGSANVMNDAYRESIHSAVEKLVAEKDSITGVVITSAKKTFFAGGDLKSMINIGPEHAGEAFSLVENTKRDLRTLETLGKPVVAAINGAALGGGLEITLACHHRIIADVPGAVVGFPEVTLGLLPGAGGVARSVRMFGIQNAFMNVLSQGTRFKPDKAKEIGLVDEVLPTVEELVPAAKAWIKANPEAHTQPWDAKGYKMPGGTPSSPALAGILPSFPALLKKQLKGAPMPAPRAILDAAVEGAQVDFDTACRIESRYFTQLVTGQVAKNMIQAFFFDLQHINGGGSRPDGIEPVKINKIGVLGAGMMGAGIAYVSAKAGYDVVLKDVSLEAAQKGKNYSEKLEAKALQRGKTTEEKSKALLDRITPSADPADFKGVDFVIEAVFENQDLKHKVFQEIEDIVEPNALLGSNTSTLPITGLATGVKRQEDFIGIHFFSPVDKMPLVEIIKGEKTSDEALARVFDYTLAIGKTPIVVNDSRGFFTSRVIGTFVNEALAMLGEGVEPASIEHAGSQAGYPAPPLQLSDELNLELMHKIAVASRKGVEDAGGTYEPHPAEAVVEKMIELGRPSRLKGAGFYEYEDGKRTRLWPGLRDTFKSGSSQPPLQDMIDRMLFAEALETQKCLDEGVLTSTADANIGSIMGIGFPPYTGGSAQFIVGYSGAGGTGKEAFVARARELAAKYGDRFLPPDSLT from the coding sequence ATGGCAGACAACACGATTAAGTGGGACAAGGATGCCGACGGCATTGTCACGCTGACGCTTGACGACCCTACCGGGTCGGCTAACGTCATGAACGACGCATACCGTGAATCCATCCACAGCGCGGTGGAAAAGCTTGTCGCCGAGAAGGATTCGATCACGGGCGTTGTCATCACCAGCGCGAAGAAGACCTTCTTCGCCGGGGGTGACCTGAAGTCGATGATCAACATCGGTCCCGAGCATGCGGGCGAAGCATTCTCGTTGGTCGAGAACACCAAGCGCGACCTGCGGACGCTGGAAACGCTGGGCAAGCCGGTCGTCGCCGCGATCAACGGCGCCGCGCTGGGCGGCGGCCTGGAGATCACGCTGGCCTGCCACCACCGGATCATCGCCGACGTGCCGGGCGCCGTCGTCGGCTTCCCGGAGGTCACCCTAGGCCTGCTGCCGGGCGCCGGCGGCGTCGCACGCAGTGTGCGGATGTTCGGCATCCAGAACGCGTTCATGAACGTGCTGTCCCAGGGCACCCGGTTCAAGCCGGACAAGGCCAAGGAGATCGGGCTGGTCGACGAGGTGCTGCCGACTGTCGAGGAGCTGGTGCCGGCCGCCAAGGCATGGATCAAGGCCAACCCCGAAGCGCATACCCAACCATGGGATGCCAAGGGCTACAAGATGCCTGGCGGCACCCCGTCCAGCCCGGCGCTGGCCGGCATCCTGCCGTCGTTCCCAGCGCTGCTGAAGAAGCAGCTCAAGGGTGCGCCGATGCCGGCCCCGCGGGCCATCCTGGACGCGGCCGTCGAGGGCGCACAGGTGGACTTCGACACCGCCTGTCGCATCGAGAGTCGCTATTTCACCCAACTTGTCACCGGTCAGGTCGCCAAGAACATGATCCAGGCGTTCTTCTTCGACCTGCAGCACATCAACGGTGGTGGCTCGCGACCCGATGGCATCGAGCCGGTCAAGATCAACAAGATCGGTGTGCTGGGCGCGGGCATGATGGGCGCCGGTATCGCCTACGTCTCGGCCAAGGCCGGCTACGACGTGGTGCTCAAGGACGTCAGCCTCGAGGCCGCCCAGAAGGGTAAGAATTACTCGGAAAAGCTTGAGGCCAAAGCACTCCAGCGTGGCAAGACCACCGAGGAGAAGAGCAAGGCGCTGCTCGACCGCATCACGCCGTCGGCGGACCCCGCCGACTTCAAGGGCGTCGACTTCGTGATCGAGGCCGTCTTCGAGAACCAGGACCTCAAGCACAAAGTGTTCCAGGAGATCGAGGACATCGTCGAGCCCAACGCACTGCTGGGCTCGAACACGTCGACGCTGCCGATCACCGGTCTGGCGACCGGCGTCAAGCGCCAAGAGGACTTCATCGGGATCCATTTCTTTTCGCCGGTCGACAAGATGCCACTCGTCGAAATCATCAAGGGCGAGAAGACTTCTGATGAAGCGCTAGCCCGAGTGTTCGACTACACGCTGGCGATCGGCAAGACCCCGATCGTCGTCAACGACAGCCGCGGTTTCTTCACCAGCCGCGTGATCGGCACGTTCGTGAACGAGGCGCTGGCGATGTTGGGTGAGGGTGTGGAGCCGGCCAGCATCGAGCACGCCGGTTCGCAGGCCGGCTACCCGGCGCCGCCGCTGCAGCTGTCCGACGAGCTCAACCTGGAGCTGATGCACAAGATTGCCGTCGCCAGCCGCAAGGGTGTCGAGGACGCCGGCGGCACCTACGAGCCGCACCCAGCCGAGGCGGTCGTCGAGAAGATGATCGAGCTCGGCCGGCCCAGCCGGCTCAAGGGCGCAGGCTTCTACGAGTACGAGGACGGCAAGCGCACCCGCCTGTGGCCCGGCTTGCGGGACACGTTCAAGTCGGGCTCCTCGCAGCCGCCGTTGCAGGACATGATCGACCGGATGTTGTTCGCCGAGGCGCTGGAAACCCAGAAGTGCCTCGACGAGGGTGTGCTGACGTCGACTGCCGACGCCAACATCGGCTCGATCATGGGCATCGGGTTCCCGCCGTACACCGGTGGTAGCGCGCAGTTCATCGTCGGCTACTCCGGTGCCGGCGGAACGGGCAAGGAAGCCTTCGTGGCCCGGGCCCGCGAGCTGGCCGCCAAGTACGGCGACCGCTTCCTGCCGCCGGATTCGTTGACCTAA
- a CDS encoding acetyl-CoA C-acetyltransferase: MSEEAFIYEAIRTPRGKQRNGSLNEVKPLNLVVGLVDELRRRNPDLDENLISDMILGVVSPVGDQGGDIARTAVLAAGLPETTGGVQLNRFCASGLEAVNTAAQKVRSGWDDLVLAGGVESMSRVPMGSDGGAWATDPETNYQIGFVPQGIGADLIATIEGFSREDVDAYALRSQQKAAEAWSGGYFAKSVVPVRDQNGLVILDHDEHMRPDTTMEGLAKLKTAFDGVGEMGGFDDVALTKYHYVEKINHVHTGGNSSGIVDGAALVLVGSEAAGKSQGLTPRARIVATATSGSDPVIMLTGPTPATRKVLDRAGLTIDDIDLFELNEAFASVVLKFQKDLNIPDEKLNVNGGAIAMGHPLGATGAMITGTMVDELERRNARRALITLCIGGGMGVATIIERV, encoded by the coding sequence ATGTCCGAAGAAGCCTTCATCTATGAGGCCATCCGCACACCCCGCGGGAAGCAACGCAACGGATCGCTCAACGAGGTCAAGCCGCTGAACCTGGTGGTCGGCCTGGTCGACGAGCTGCGCCGGCGCAACCCCGACCTGGACGAGAACCTGATCAGCGACATGATCCTGGGCGTCGTCTCCCCGGTCGGTGACCAGGGCGGCGACATTGCCCGCACCGCGGTGCTGGCCGCCGGACTGCCCGAGACCACCGGCGGCGTGCAGTTGAACCGGTTCTGCGCCTCGGGTCTTGAGGCCGTCAACACCGCCGCCCAGAAGGTGCGCTCCGGCTGGGACGACCTGGTGCTGGCCGGTGGTGTCGAGTCGATGAGCCGTGTCCCGATGGGCTCCGACGGCGGCGCCTGGGCGACCGACCCGGAAACCAACTACCAGATCGGCTTCGTGCCGCAGGGCATCGGCGCCGACCTGATCGCCACCATCGAGGGCTTTAGCCGCGAGGACGTCGACGCTTACGCGTTGCGCTCGCAGCAGAAGGCCGCCGAAGCCTGGTCGGGCGGCTACTTCGCCAAGTCGGTCGTGCCGGTGCGCGACCAGAACGGCCTGGTCATCCTCGACCACGACGAGCACATGCGGCCCGACACCACGATGGAGGGCTTGGCCAAGCTGAAGACCGCGTTCGACGGCGTCGGCGAGATGGGCGGTTTCGACGACGTGGCGCTGACGAAGTACCACTACGTCGAGAAGATCAACCACGTGCACACCGGCGGCAACAGCTCCGGCATCGTCGATGGCGCCGCGCTGGTGCTCGTCGGTTCGGAGGCCGCGGGCAAGTCCCAGGGCCTGACCCCGCGGGCGCGCATCGTGGCCACCGCCACCAGCGGCTCAGACCCGGTCATCATGCTCACCGGCCCGACGCCTGCCACGCGCAAGGTGCTCGACCGTGCCGGCCTGACGATCGACGACATCGACCTGTTCGAGCTCAACGAGGCGTTCGCGTCGGTGGTGCTGAAGTTCCAGAAGGACCTCAACATCCCGGACGAGAAGCTCAACGTCAACGGTGGTGCGATCGCGATGGGCCACCCGCTGGGCGCCACCGGCGCCATGATCACCGGAACCATGGTCGACGAGCTCGAGCGCCGCAACGCGCGTCGCGCGCTGATCACGCTGTGCATCGGCGGCGGCATGGGTGTCGCGACCATCATTGAGAGGGTTTAA
- a CDS encoding pyridoxal phosphate-dependent aminotransferase produces MTVSRLRPYATTVFAEMSALAARIGAVNLGQGFPDEDGPPAMLKAAQDAIAAGANQYPPGIGIAPLRQAVAAQRKRHFGIDYDPDTEVLVTVGATEAIASAVIGLVEPGSEVLLIEPFYDSYSPVVAMAGAHRAAVPLVSDGRGFALDIDALRRAVTPATRALIVNSPHNPTGAVLSATELEAIAEIAVAADLLVITDEVYEHLVFEGHRHLPLAGFDGMAQRTITISSAAKMFNCTGWKIGWACGPAQLIAGVRAAKQYLSYVGGAPFQPAVALALDTEDAWVDDLRRSLQARRDRLAAGLADIGFAVHDSNGSYFLCADPRPLGYDDSTTFCAALPEKVGVAAIPMSAFCDPTAPHADLWNHLVRFTFCKRDDTLDEAIRRLSTLKTA; encoded by the coding sequence ATGACGGTGTCGCGATTGCGGCCCTACGCGACCACGGTGTTCGCCGAAATGTCGGCACTGGCCGCGCGCATCGGCGCGGTGAACCTGGGTCAGGGCTTTCCGGACGAGGACGGACCCCCGGCGATGTTGAAGGCCGCGCAAGACGCGATCGCCGCCGGTGCCAACCAGTACCCGCCGGGAATCGGCATCGCGCCGCTGCGCCAGGCCGTCGCCGCCCAGCGCAAGCGGCATTTCGGCATCGACTACGACCCCGACACCGAGGTGCTGGTGACGGTCGGGGCCACCGAGGCCATCGCGTCGGCGGTCATCGGCCTGGTCGAGCCCGGCTCGGAGGTACTGCTGATCGAGCCCTTCTACGACTCGTACTCGCCGGTGGTCGCGATGGCCGGTGCACACCGCGCCGCGGTACCGCTGGTTTCCGACGGCCGCGGCTTCGCGCTGGACATCGACGCGCTGCGGCGGGCCGTCACCCCGGCGACCCGCGCGCTCATCGTCAACTCGCCGCACAACCCCACTGGCGCCGTGCTGAGCGCGACCGAACTGGAGGCGATCGCCGAGATCGCGGTGGCGGCCGACCTTTTGGTGATCACCGACGAGGTGTACGAACATCTGGTGTTCGAAGGCCACCGGCATTTGCCGCTGGCCGGTTTCGACGGCATGGCGCAGCGCACCATCACGATCTCCAGCGCGGCCAAGATGTTCAACTGCACCGGCTGGAAGATCGGGTGGGCTTGCGGCCCAGCGCAACTCATCGCCGGGGTGCGCGCGGCCAAACAGTACCTCAGCTACGTCGGCGGGGCGCCTTTTCAGCCCGCGGTCGCTCTGGCGCTCGACACCGAGGACGCCTGGGTGGACGACCTGCGGCGCTCGCTGCAGGCGCGGCGCGACCGGCTGGCCGCGGGCCTGGCCGACATCGGTTTCGCGGTGCACGACAGTAACGGCAGTTACTTCCTGTGCGCCGACCCGCGGCCCCTCGGATACGACGACAGCACGACGTTCTGCGCCGCACTACCGGAAAAGGTTGGCGTGGCCGCTATTCCGATGTCGGCGTTCTGCGACCCGACCGCGCCGCATGCCGATCTGTGGAATCACTTGGTGCGCTTCACGTTCTGCAAACGCGACGACACCCTCGACGAGGCGATCAGACGCCTGTCCACACTCAAGACCGCTTAG
- a CDS encoding SRPBCC family protein has protein sequence MAIRASSEIVIAAPPESIMEALADMDAVPLWSPLHKRVEVVDRYPDGLPHHVRMTIRVSGIADTEMVEYHWGPDWMVWDAQKTAQQHAQHGEYNLEREGDDKTRVRFSLTIELRAPLPKFWVRSAGNKILYAALEGLRKRVLGDEDSKRS, from the coding sequence GTGGCCATACGCGCATCGTCGGAAATTGTCATTGCGGCGCCCCCGGAATCGATCATGGAGGCGCTGGCCGACATGGATGCCGTGCCCTTGTGGTCTCCACTGCACAAGCGGGTCGAAGTCGTCGACCGCTATCCCGACGGCCTGCCGCACCACGTGCGCATGACGATCAGGGTGAGCGGCATCGCCGACACCGAAATGGTGGAATATCACTGGGGTCCCGACTGGATGGTGTGGGATGCGCAGAAGACCGCGCAGCAACACGCCCAACATGGCGAATACAACTTGGAGCGTGAGGGCGACGACAAAACCCGGGTCCGATTCAGCCTCACGATCGAGCTGAGGGCACCGCTGCCCAAGTTCTGGGTGCGCTCCGCGGGCAACAAAATTCTCTACGCCGCGCTGGAAGGCCTGCGCAAGCGGGTGCTGGGTGACGAGGATTCTAAGCGGTCTTGA
- a CDS encoding SRPBCC family protein codes for MAVKASREFIVDAPLDVVMGALEDVSVLESWSPLHKKIEVVDRYPDGRAHHVKTTIRILGLRDKEVLEYHWGPDWVVYDVKGTAQQHGQHVEYNLKPEGIDKTRVRFDITVEPAGPIPGFVVRRAMEHVLDASIKGLRDLVARGGPDKAP; via the coding sequence GTGGCTGTAAAGGCATCACGCGAATTCATAGTTGATGCGCCGCTCGACGTGGTCATGGGGGCGCTCGAGGATGTCAGCGTGCTGGAATCCTGGTCGCCACTGCATAAAAAGATCGAAGTGGTCGACCGTTATCCGGATGGCCGTGCGCACCACGTGAAAACCACCATCAGAATTCTGGGCCTGCGCGACAAAGAAGTGCTGGAATACCACTGGGGCCCGGACTGGGTGGTGTACGACGTCAAGGGAACGGCCCAACAACACGGCCAGCACGTCGAATACAACCTCAAACCCGAGGGCATCGACAAGACGCGGGTGCGATTCGACATCACCGTCGAACCGGCCGGGCCCATTCCCGGTTTCGTCGTGCGGCGCGCGATGGAACACGTTCTCGACGCCTCGATCAAGGGCCTGCGTGATCTCGTCGCGCGCGGCGGTCCGGATAAAGCACCGTAA
- a CDS encoding CaiB/BaiF CoA transferase family protein yields MTGPLAGIKVIELGGIGPGPHAGMMLADLGADVVRVRRPGAVAIASAAKPGEAGRHRAPLTMPAEDRDLLHRGKRIVDLDVKTHPGALLELAGKADVLLDCFRPGTCERLGIGPDDCAAVNPRLIYARITGWGQDGPLASTAGHDINYLSQTGALSALGYADRPPMPPLNLVADFGGGSMLVLIGIAVALYERERSGRGQIVDAAMVDGVSVLAQMMWTMKAIGSLRDKRESFLLDGGSPFYRCYETSDGKYMAVGAIEPQFFAALLNGLGLSPDEVPGQLETGSYQQMYDTFAQRFASRTRDEWTQVFAGTDACVTPVLTWNEAATNEHLNARSTLITAHGVEQAAPAPRFSRTPAGPVGPPPAATTPIDEINW; encoded by the coding sequence GTGACCGGGCCCTTGGCCGGGATCAAAGTCATCGAACTCGGCGGCATCGGACCCGGGCCGCACGCGGGCATGATGCTCGCCGACCTGGGTGCCGACGTGGTGCGGGTGCGCCGCCCCGGCGCCGTGGCGATCGCAAGCGCGGCGAAGCCGGGCGAGGCGGGTCGCCACAGAGCGCCCCTGACGATGCCGGCCGAGGACCGCGACCTGTTGCACCGGGGCAAGCGGATCGTCGACCTCGACGTCAAGACACACCCGGGCGCATTGCTCGAGCTTGCCGGCAAGGCCGACGTGCTGTTGGACTGCTTCCGGCCCGGCACCTGCGAGCGACTCGGGATCGGACCCGACGATTGCGCGGCGGTCAATCCACGACTGATCTACGCGCGGATCACCGGCTGGGGACAAGACGGACCGCTGGCGTCGACGGCCGGACACGACATCAACTACCTGTCGCAGACCGGTGCGCTGTCCGCGCTGGGCTACGCCGACCGGCCGCCGATGCCGCCGCTGAACCTGGTCGCCGATTTCGGCGGCGGGTCGATGCTGGTGCTCATCGGTATCGCGGTCGCGCTGTACGAACGTGAGCGGTCGGGCCGCGGGCAGATCGTCGACGCCGCGATGGTCGACGGCGTCAGTGTGCTTGCCCAAATGATGTGGACCATGAAGGCAATTGGCAGCCTGCGCGATAAGCGCGAATCGTTTCTGCTCGACGGCGGCTCGCCGTTCTACCGTTGCTATGAAACCTCCGACGGCAAGTACATGGCCGTCGGCGCGATCGAGCCTCAGTTCTTCGCGGCGTTGCTCAACGGGCTCGGTCTGTCGCCCGACGAGGTGCCGGGCCAGCTTGAAACTGGTTCGTATCAGCAGATGTACGACACTTTCGCGCAGCGCTTCGCGAGCCGGACACGCGACGAGTGGACCCAGGTTTTCGCCGGCACCGACGCCTGTGTCACGCCGGTGCTGACGTGGAACGAGGCCGCCACCAACGAACATCTGAACGCGCGGTCGACGCTGATCACCGCCCACGGTGTCGAGCAGGCCGCGCCCGCCCCGCGTTTCTCCCGAACACCGGCCGGGCCCGTCGGACCGCCGCCGGCCGCCACCACACCGATCGACGAAATCAACTGGTAG
- a CDS encoding SRPBCC family protein: MAINETREVVIEASPAEILDVIADLDSVTEWSPPHQSVEILERDADGRPAKVKMKVKAAGITDEQVVEYSWGDNEVSWKLISSGQQRSQDASYKLTPKGDATLVTFELSVDPVVPLPGFVLKRAIKGTVDTGTEGLRKRVLQVKKGK, encoded by the coding sequence ATGGCGATCAACGAAACCCGCGAAGTTGTTATCGAAGCCAGCCCCGCAGAGATCCTCGACGTCATCGCCGATCTCGACTCGGTGACCGAATGGTCGCCGCCCCACCAGAGCGTCGAAATTCTCGAGCGGGACGCCGACGGGCGCCCCGCCAAGGTCAAGATGAAAGTCAAGGCCGCGGGCATCACCGACGAGCAGGTGGTCGAGTACTCGTGGGGCGACAACGAGGTGAGCTGGAAGCTGATCAGCTCCGGTCAGCAGCGCTCACAGGATGCCTCCTACAAACTGACGCCGAAGGGCGACGCCACCTTGGTCACGTTCGAGCTCAGCGTCGATCCCGTGGTGCCGCTGCCGGGCTTCGTGTTGAAGCGTGCCATCAAAGGCACCGTCGATACCGGAACCGAGGGCTTGCGCAAGCGGGTGCTGCAGGTGAAGAAGGGTAAGTAG
- a CDS encoding alpha-keto acid decarboxylase family protein, with protein sequence MTATTPDAAAGAADPVYTVGDYLLDRLAELGVSEIFGVPGDYNLEFLDHIVAHRRIRWVGNANELNSGYAADGYGRLRGMAAVVTTFGVGELSATNAIAGSYAEHVPVVHIVGGPSKDAQGTRRALHHSLGDGDFEHFFRISREITCAQANLMPATACREIDRVLSEVREQKRPGYILMSTDVARFPTEPPGAPLPRYTGGTSPRALSMFIDAARELIGDNRLTVLADLLVHRLQAVKELEALLTADVVPYATLMWGKSLRDESSPNYLGIYAGAASAPQVRAAIEDAPVLVTAGVVFTDMVSGFFSQHIDSTRTIDVGQYQSSVAGQVFAPLEMGAALGALAEILTGRGISSPPVALPAGRQSATGAHAPARDQALTQEMVWDRLCNALTPGNVVLADQGTSFYGMADHRLPKGVTFIGQPLWGSIGYTLPAALGAAVAHPDRRSVLLIGDGAAQLTVQELGTFFREGLSPVIVVVNNDGYTVERAIHGETAPYNDIASWSWTDIPNALGVVNHLAFRAQTYGELDDALTAAAGNQDRMVLVEVVLPRMEIPPLLVELVQPMSPDGSRRR encoded by the coding sequence GTGACTGCTACCACGCCCGACGCGGCGGCCGGCGCCGCGGATCCTGTCTACACCGTCGGTGACTACCTGTTGGACCGCCTTGCCGAGCTTGGCGTCTCCGAGATCTTCGGCGTCCCCGGCGACTACAACCTGGAATTTCTCGACCACATCGTCGCGCATCGCAGAATTCGGTGGGTAGGCAACGCCAACGAGTTGAATTCCGGCTACGCCGCCGATGGTTATGGCCGGCTGCGCGGAATGGCAGCTGTAGTAACGACATTCGGGGTCGGTGAGCTCTCGGCGACCAATGCGATCGCCGGCAGCTACGCCGAGCATGTGCCCGTCGTGCACATCGTCGGCGGCCCCTCCAAGGACGCCCAGGGAACCAGGCGGGCGTTGCACCATTCGCTCGGTGACGGCGACTTCGAGCACTTCTTCCGCATCAGCCGTGAAATCACCTGTGCTCAAGCCAATCTCATGCCGGCGACGGCATGCCGGGAGATCGACCGGGTGTTGAGCGAGGTGCGCGAGCAGAAGCGACCGGGCTACATCCTGATGTCCACCGATGTGGCACGCTTCCCCACCGAACCCCCCGGAGCACCGCTGCCCCGCTACACCGGCGGGACCAGTCCGCGCGCGCTGTCGATGTTCATCGACGCGGCACGCGAGCTCATCGGCGACAACCGGTTGACCGTGCTGGCCGACCTGCTGGTGCATCGCCTGCAGGCGGTCAAGGAACTCGAGGCATTGCTGACCGCCGACGTGGTGCCCTACGCCACGCTGATGTGGGGAAAGAGCCTGCGCGACGAGAGCTCACCCAACTACCTGGGGATCTACGCGGGTGCGGCCAGCGCACCGCAGGTACGCGCCGCGATCGAAGACGCACCCGTCCTGGTCACCGCCGGGGTGGTGTTCACCGACATGGTGAGCGGCTTCTTCAGTCAGCACATCGACTCCACTCGGACCATCGACGTCGGCCAGTACCAGAGCAGCGTGGCGGGTCAGGTGTTCGCGCCGCTGGAAATGGGCGCCGCGCTCGGGGCGCTGGCCGAGATCCTGACCGGGCGCGGGATCAGTTCACCGCCGGTCGCGTTGCCAGCGGGCCGACAGTCCGCAACCGGGGCCCACGCGCCTGCACGCGATCAGGCCCTGACTCAGGAGATGGTCTGGGACCGGCTGTGCAACGCGCTCACACCCGGCAACGTGGTGCTCGCCGATCAGGGCACCTCCTTCTACGGGATGGCCGACCACCGGCTGCCCAAGGGGGTCACATTCATTGGCCAACCTCTTTGGGGCTCAATCGGTTACACGTTACCCGCGGCGCTCGGCGCGGCGGTCGCGCACCCGGACCGACGGTCGGTGTTGCTGATCGGTGACGGCGCCGCGCAACTGACCGTGCAGGAACTCGGCACGTTCTTTCGCGAAGGGCTGTCGCCCGTCATCGTCGTGGTCAACAACGACGGCTACACGGTCGAACGGGCGATCCACGGCGAGACGGCGCCCTACAACGACATCGCCAGCTGGAGTTGGACCGACATCCCCAACGCGCTCGGCGTGGTCAACCACCTTGCATTCCGCGCGCAAACCTACGGCGAACTCGACGACGCGCTGACCGCTGCGGCGGGCAATCAGGACCGCATGGTGCTCGTCGAAGTGGTCTTGCCCCGCATGGAGATTCCACCGCTGCTGGTCGAACTCGTGCAGCCGATGTCACCGGATGGCAGCAGGCGCCGCTGA
- a CDS encoding (2Fe-2S)-binding protein, with protein MFVCLCNGITSHTVTDAVQAGASTTKAVAHACGAGADCGRCRRTIQAILKASKPGSKG; from the coding sequence ATGTTTGTCTGCCTGTGCAACGGAATCACCAGCCACACGGTGACTGACGCGGTCCAGGCCGGGGCATCGACGACGAAGGCCGTCGCCCATGCCTGTGGGGCCGGCGCGGACTGCGGTCGGTGTCGCCGCACCATTCAGGCGATACTCAAAGCGTCAAAGCCCGGGTCTAAGGGCTGA
- a CDS encoding fatty-acid--CoA ligase, translated as MTDGDIHSMVIASDYRVPDPGRVWPLLERNKSALSDIGAHHVLVYTSTHDYGRVLVMIGVHSREPIVELLRSRVFFNWFDEAGVEDIPAVFAGEIVDRFIPAPSSSPAVPGVVVAAIASVDDVPALIAGVDSAMDRFTAAGIRKTWIFQAFDDNHEVLILQEFPDEESARRWIEHPDAAAEWMAGAGVGPYPPLFVGQFTDIMRIES; from the coding sequence TTGACCGACGGCGACATCCACTCGATGGTGATTGCGTCGGACTATCGCGTGCCGGATCCCGGCCGGGTGTGGCCGCTACTCGAGCGAAACAAGTCGGCCCTCTCCGACATCGGCGCACACCACGTCCTGGTCTACACGTCGACGCACGACTACGGTCGCGTGCTCGTGATGATCGGCGTGCACAGCCGTGAGCCGATCGTGGAACTGCTCCGATCGCGGGTGTTCTTCAACTGGTTCGACGAGGCGGGTGTCGAAGACATCCCGGCCGTCTTCGCCGGCGAGATCGTCGACAGGTTCATCCCGGCGCCTTCCTCGTCTCCGGCGGTGCCCGGCGTGGTGGTGGCCGCCATCGCGTCGGTAGACGACGTGCCGGCACTGATCGCGGGCGTCGACTCCGCGATGGACAGGTTCACTGCGGCCGGTATCCGAAAGACTTGGATATTCCAGGCTTTTGACGACAACCACGAGGTATTGATCCTGCAGGAGTTCCCCGACGAGGAGAGCGCCCGGCGGTGGATCGAACACCCCGACGCCGCCGCCGAGTGGATGGCGGGCGCGGGGGTGGGCCCGTACCCTCCGCTGTTCGTCGGCCAGTTCACCGACATCATGCGCATCGAGAGCTAA